One genomic window of Evansella cellulosilytica DSM 2522 includes the following:
- a CDS encoding class I SAM-dependent methyltransferase, whose product MKSFKTTKENWDANLYDEKHSFVSKYGDSLIALLAPEKGEKILDLGCGTGDIANTLYESGVDIIGVDKSENMVKQAIDKYPQIQFMVQDATTLDFRYEFDAVFSNATLHWVKSPIQALHCIHESLKQGGRFVAEFGGKGNVQTITNEIIKQIEEAGHKFKKEQFPWFYPSIAEYSSLMEEVGFRVTFAQHFDRPTQLAGENGLKNWIDMFCKQLFDGISERSINEIITDVEKNLKGSLYKEGNWIADYKRIRIIGVK is encoded by the coding sequence ATGAAATCATTTAAAACTACAAAAGAGAATTGGGATGCAAACTTATATGATGAGAAGCATTCTTTTGTCTCGAAATATGGAGATAGCTTGATTGCATTGCTTGCACCAGAGAAAGGAGAAAAAATACTTGACCTCGGTTGTGGAACAGGAGACATAGCGAATACATTATACGAGTCTGGTGTTGATATTATTGGAGTAGACAAATCAGAAAATATGGTAAAACAAGCCATTGATAAATACCCCCAGATACAGTTTATGGTTCAGGATGCGACAACTTTAGATTTTCGTTACGAATTTGATGCGGTATTCTCTAACGCTACGCTTCATTGGGTGAAATCCCCTATACAAGCATTACATTGTATTCATGAAAGCTTAAAACAAGGTGGGAGATTTGTTGCCGAATTTGGAGGAAAAGGGAATGTCCAAACAATAACAAATGAAATTATTAAACAAATAGAAGAAGCTGGACATAAATTTAAAAAGGAACAATTCCCGTGGTTTTACCCAAGCATTGCAGAGTATTCTAGCTTAATGGAAGAAGTGGGTTTTAGAGTGACCTTTGCTCAGCATTTTGATAGACCAACTCAATTGGCTGGGGAAAATGGATTAAAGAATTGGATTGATATGTTCTGCAAACAGTTGTTTGACGGTATATCAGAGCGTTCAATAAATGAAATAATAACAGACGTCGAAAAAAATCTAAAGGGGTCACTATATAAAGAAGGTAATTGGATTGCTGATTATAAACGGATTCGTATTATTGGTGTAAAATAG
- a CDS encoding NUDIX hydrolase, translating into MEIWDVYDKNRNITGKTMKRGEPFEKEAYHLVVHVCLFNENDEMLIQQRHPFKKGWPNMWDISVGGSAVAGDTSQQAAEREVLEELGYKINLRNVRPSLTINFEFGFDDYFLVDVNLPISELTLQPEEVQRVKWATKEEIMSMIEEGIFIPYHNSLIELLFDMRKHMGGHRRK; encoded by the coding sequence TTGGAAATATGGGATGTTTATGACAAAAACAGAAATATAACCGGGAAAACGATGAAGCGTGGAGAGCCTTTTGAAAAAGAGGCGTATCATCTCGTTGTGCATGTGTGCTTGTTTAACGAAAATGATGAAATGTTAATTCAACAGCGACATCCCTTCAAAAAAGGTTGGCCGAATATGTGGGACATCTCTGTGGGAGGCAGTGCTGTTGCTGGAGATACAAGTCAACAAGCAGCGGAGCGAGAAGTGTTAGAGGAACTAGGCTATAAAATAAACTTACGAAATGTAAGACCCTCTTTAACGATAAACTTTGAATTCGGTTTCGATGATTATTTTCTTGTAGATGTAAATCTTCCTATTAGTGAATTGACGTTGCAGCCTGAGGAAGTACAACGAGTGAAGTGGGCAACAAAGGAAGAAATCATGTCGATGATAGAGGAAGGAATATTCATCCCATACCATAATAGTTTAATAGAGCTTTTATTTGATATGAGGAAACATATGGGTGGCCATAGACGGAAGTAA
- a CDS encoding alpha/beta hydrolase — translation MLEKRSWVIVIWLCTFTLVLGCSTDEHNVEETSRTIIGLMVNGDLEEVVHDFFSDELKSSLSLSEFEQTWHGRIDASGEYVGIDSLHVSKRGEAYEVAEIELEYTNFILPIRMIFNENNQLVSFHQGEPVVNATIPETVFEEEVVIGEGTAYELGGTLTLPTEIDEATPAVILVHGSGPHDRDSTIFSNKPFKDIAWNVAQNGIAVLRYDKRTYTHGENMSQEEINELTVHEETVEDAILAAELLKDDGRIDKSNVYVIGHSLGGMLAPRIDAAGGDFAGIIIMAGSPRPLWEIIYDQNMASIQSVDESEQQELIKMIEEEYEKATSLGDAPVESIIDDTIFGLPAIYFKDMEMHDTKQLLAELDKPVLVLQGEDDFQVSMENDFAMYKDILNDRKNATLISYPHLNHLFMHFEGEGQGTIAEYQHPGVVDDKVLNDIVNWLLEQVGN, via the coding sequence ATGCTGGAAAAACGTAGTTGGGTTATTGTGATATGGTTATGTACTTTTACATTGGTGCTAGGGTGTTCTACTGATGAACATAACGTTGAGGAGACTAGTCGTACTATTATTGGGTTGATGGTTAACGGTGACCTAGAAGAAGTGGTTCACGACTTTTTTTCTGACGAATTAAAAAGCTCATTATCGCTCTCTGAATTTGAACAGACGTGGCATGGACGGATTGATGCTAGTGGGGAATACGTCGGAATAGATTCGTTACACGTTTCAAAAAGGGGAGAAGCATACGAGGTAGCGGAAATTGAATTAGAATATACAAATTTCATTTTACCTATACGAATGATTTTTAACGAGAATAATCAACTAGTCAGTTTCCATCAAGGGGAGCCCGTCGTTAACGCCACTATTCCAGAAACGGTATTTGAAGAAGAGGTTGTTATCGGAGAAGGAACAGCGTATGAGCTAGGTGGAACATTAACATTACCTACTGAAATTGATGAAGCCACTCCTGCTGTCATTCTTGTTCATGGTTCAGGCCCACATGATAGAGACTCTACGATTTTTTCAAATAAGCCTTTTAAAGATATTGCGTGGAACGTTGCCCAAAATGGAATTGCCGTGTTGCGTTATGATAAACGAACGTATACACATGGTGAAAACATGTCGCAAGAGGAGATCAACGAGCTTACAGTCCATGAAGAAACAGTAGAGGATGCAATTTTGGCTGCGGAGCTTTTAAAGGATGACGGAAGAATTGATAAAAGCAATGTTTATGTGATAGGACATAGCTTAGGAGGCATGCTAGCACCAAGAATTGATGCAGCAGGTGGTGACTTTGCAGGCATAATTATCATGGCAGGCTCTCCAAGGCCGCTTTGGGAAATTATTTATGACCAAAACATGGCTAGTATCCAGTCAGTAGACGAGTCTGAACAACAGGAATTAATAAAGATGATCGAAGAGGAATACGAAAAAGCAACATCGTTAGGAGATGCACCTGTAGAAAGCATCATCGATGATACGATATTCGGATTACCGGCAATTTATTTTAAAGATATGGAAATGCACGATACAAAACAGTTGCTAGCTGAGTTGGATAAGCCTGTGCTTGTTCTGCAAGGGGAAGATGACTTTCAAGTTTCTATGGAAAACGATTTTGCAATGTACAAAGATATTTTGAATGATCGAAAAAACGCTACTTTGATTAGTTATCCTCATTTAAATCATTTATTTATGCACTTTGAAGGAGAAGGACAGGGGACAATCGCGGAATACCAGCATCCAGGTGTTGTTGATGACAAGGTGCTGAATGATATCGTTAATTGGCTGCTAGAGCAAGTGGGAAATTAG
- a CDS encoding DUF3887 domain-containing protein, with protein sequence MKKYIIMMIITGLLILTGCNSNGGEEQEANGMNGTEENVNGEIEDDNGIDHEQAVAIAEEYISHLSQGDFEIAYDFFNEVMKAEIEVSELGDIWETLESQVGTYIDQDFNSTQEVENYKVVLINGLFDGADVVFTVTIDTNYEIAGFFVQ encoded by the coding sequence ATGAAGAAATATATTATTATGATGATTATTACAGGACTGCTCATATTAACTGGCTGCAACAGTAACGGTGGTGAGGAGCAAGAAGCTAATGGTATGAATGGCACAGAGGAAAATGTGAATGGAGAAATAGAGGATGATAACGGTATTGACCATGAGCAGGCAGTTGCCATTGCTGAAGAATATATCTCCCATTTATCACAAGGCGATTTTGAAATAGCGTATGATTTTTTTAATGAAGTGATGAAAGCCGAAATAGAAGTGAGCGAATTAGGCGATATATGGGAAACACTAGAGAGTCAGGTAGGTACATACATCGACCAAGATTTTAATTCCACTCAAGAAGTGGAGAATTATAAGGTCGTGTTAATAAACGGACTGTTTGATGGAGCGGACGTTGTTTTCACAGTCACAATTGATACAAACTATGAAATCGCAGGCTTCTTTGTTCAGTAA
- a CDS encoding GNAT family N-acetyltransferase: MVMRLVDIDESNWLECIRKKVTEKQVEYIASNAVSLAQSKYQPKWITKGIYDGNTMVGFTMYAHHPAEEEGYLCRFMIDHRYQEKGYGKAAMNMVLDVFKNEFKAKKGKLSVVPENDVAIKLYESTGFERTGIIEEDEEVMVVSL, from the coding sequence ATGGTTATGAGATTAGTAGATATTGATGAGTCTAATTGGCTTGAGTGTATTCGAAAAAAGGTTACAGAAAAACAGGTAGAATATATCGCGAGTAATGCAGTTTCACTGGCTCAATCTAAGTATCAACCAAAATGGATAACGAAGGGAATTTATGACGGTAATACGATGGTAGGTTTTACTATGTATGCGCATCATCCAGCCGAGGAGGAGGGCTACTTGTGCCGCTTCATGATTGATCATAGATACCAAGAAAAGGGCTATGGAAAAGCTGCAATGAATATGGTCCTTGATGTCTTTAAAAATGAGTTCAAAGCAAAAAAGGGAAAATTAAGTGTTGTTCCGGAGAATGATGTTGCAATAAAATTGTATGAATCAACTGGATTTGAGCGAACAGGGATAATAGAGGAAGACGAAGAGGTAATGGTCGTTTCTCTTTAA
- a CDS encoding helix-turn-helix domain-containing protein → MPKYNDELKIKVVKEYQEGILGFRRLAKKHHIKSKSLVERWVKIYEKFGEEGIKSNGHKGTYSVQFKLDVLSFIKRTGTSETQTALHFGLDSPTLIASWKKSFREDKAEALDRTRGRGTMSDRPKNKNKKNINEKELTNEQRLERENELLRLEVEYLKKLQAFRANPEDYLEKHKQRYHSNSKKSSN, encoded by the coding sequence ATGCCTAAATATAATGATGAATTAAAGATTAAAGTCGTTAAAGAATATCAAGAAGGAATTCTAGGCTTCAGGCGTCTAGCCAAAAAGCATCATATTAAATCAAAATCATTGGTTGAAAGATGGGTGAAGATATATGAGAAGTTCGGAGAAGAAGGAATAAAAAGTAATGGGCATAAGGGAACTTATTCTGTTCAATTTAAGCTAGATGTATTAAGCTTTATTAAAAGAACAGGAACTTCAGAAACCCAAACAGCCCTCCATTTTGGGTTAGATAGTCCCACTTTAATTGCTTCATGGAAAAAATCTTTTCGTGAAGATAAGGCTGAAGCCCTGGATCGAACGAGAGGACGAGGTACCATGTCTGATAGACCTAAGAACAAAAACAAGAAAAATATAAATGAAAAAGAACTTACAAACGAGCAACGGTTAGAGAGGGAAAATGAGCTTCTTCGTTTGGAGGTAGAGTATTTAAAAAAGTTGCAAGCTTTTCGGGCAAACCCGGAGGATTATCTCGAAAAGCACAAGCAGCGTTATCATTCGAACTCAAAGAAGAGTTCAAATTAA
- a CDS encoding NAD(P)/FAD-dependent oxidoreductase has translation MNIQSGTYYWPTTMTDPPTYSPLNEDLNCDVLIVGGGSSGAQCAYYLSDTRLDVVLIEKNTIGSGSTSSNTAFIQYSGEKLFTDLVHTFGEEYIRNHLELCRGAINDMEEASTTVEIDFEFARKDSLYYASYPEDVAKLKKEMDFLTKQQFEMTFFTSSDIESKYGFKKAGALYSLNDAVINPFKFTHSLLDYSVKKGVKAFEKTEMNGYTYDKTRDKVVIRTKTGNIIHAKKVIFCAGYEGMDIKKEKQASFVSTYTVTTKPVSDLSQWYNRTLIWETARPYVFMRTTEDNRIIIGGLDETTIYPEVRDSKLMNKKDKLLQEFNKLFPDIKVEADYSVAAYYGGTVDGLPIIGKYEDIPNSYFLFGYGDNGTVYSQILSKLIVEEIVQGESKQLPLYLQNRPSKSG, from the coding sequence TTCTGGGGCCCAATGTGCATATTACCTTTCAGATACAAGATTAGATGTTGTCCTTATTGAAAAAAACACGATAGGTTCTGGAAGCACAAGCTCTAACACAGCATTTATACAGTATTCAGGAGAAAAGCTTTTCACAGACTTAGTCCACACCTTTGGGGAAGAGTACATAAGAAACCATTTGGAATTGTGTCGCGGGGCTATTAATGATATGGAAGAGGCTTCGACTACAGTGGAAATAGACTTTGAATTTGCTCGTAAGGATTCACTTTATTATGCTAGCTACCCTGAAGACGTAGCAAAGTTAAAAAAGGAAATGGATTTTTTAACAAAGCAGCAGTTTGAAATGACATTTTTCACAAGCAGTGATATTGAAAGTAAATATGGATTCAAGAAGGCTGGCGCCCTTTATTCACTCAATGATGCTGTGATCAACCCTTTTAAATTTACTCACTCCTTACTTGATTATAGTGTTAAAAAAGGCGTTAAGGCGTTTGAAAAAACAGAAATGAACGGTTATACATACGATAAAACGCGGGACAAGGTCGTTATAAGAACGAAAACCGGAAACATTATTCATGCAAAAAAAGTTATTTTTTGTGCTGGTTATGAAGGAATGGACATAAAAAAAGAGAAGCAAGCTTCTTTCGTGAGCACGTACACAGTCACTACAAAACCGGTAAGTGACTTGTCACAATGGTATAACCGGACACTCATTTGGGAAACCGCAAGACCTTATGTTTTTATGCGTACAACAGAAGACAACAGAATCATCATCGGTGGATTAGATGAAACGACGATTTATCCTGAGGTACGAGACAGCAAGCTGATGAATAAAAAAGATAAACTCCTCCAAGAATTCAATAAACTTTTTCCAGATATTAAAGTAGAAGCTGACTATTCCGTAGCTGCGTATTATGGAGGTACAGTAGATGGTCTACCAATTATCGGAAAATATGAAGATATACCAAATAGCTACTTCCTTTTCGGCTATGGAGATAACGGAACAGTTTACAGCCAAATACTCTCAAAGTTAATTGTAGAAGAAATTGTTCAAGGAGAAAGCAAACAACTCCCCTTATACTTACAAAATAGACCGTCTAAAAGCGGCTAA